One Elaeis guineensis isolate ETL-2024a chromosome 10, EG11, whole genome shotgun sequence genomic window carries:
- the LOC105052246 gene encoding exocyst complex component EXO70B1, with protein MAAENGEEKLLAAVRHIAKTLGRTETMADDILQIFSTFDGRLSREKLSEKQLVDGSLASSGVADGDDRLSVSSIDRTLRSLDRQISLFAASKRLIWSDSADASAFLEAVDQLLATIHDLDTPAPGNKPLLDRADHLLQQCMLRLEDEFRSLIDRSDGGLPLEPAARGWSPFDSEGKDSDGEDGPVPMAHPVTDYDLVIDALPPGTVSDLHEIARRMATAGFGRECAEVYALARRDFVEESVARLGFRPRTSEEVQGAPWGVLEDEIARWIKALNMVFRILIPSERRLCDRIFAGLPPFADLAFAAVSRAPAIQLLSFANVVAIGSRAPDRLFRVVDMYEAVRDLIPDLDPIFSNQYSTFLRKEAATVSKSLAAAIRGIFVELENLIRRDPACAAVPGGGLHPITRYVMNYLRAACSFRRTVEEAMEDDAGTPVPPDPDRPSSSMAVQIAWIMDVLQGNLEEKSKIYREPSLSCIFLMNNGRYIIQKVRDSELGVPLGEEWIRRQMARVRRWGSDYQRATWSRVIAVLRTDGASGSGSVAAKAMRERLRIFNAYFGEIHRAQTGWVVADEQLRAEIRISVSELVLPAYRNFLGRYRNLVEAGKHPEKYVKYSVEDVDAGIGELFVGTGKRS; from the coding sequence ATGGCCGCGGAGAACGGGGAGGAGAAGCTGCTCGCCGCCGTCCGCCACATCGCCAAGACGCTGGGTCGGACGGAGACCATGGCTGACGACATCCTCCAGATCTTCTCCACCTTCGACGGTCGCTTATCCCGCGAGAAGCTCTCCGAGAAACAGCTCGTTGACGGAAGCCTTGCCAGCAGCGGCGTCGCCGACGGGGACGACCGCCTGTCGGTCTCGTCTATCGACCGGACGCTCCGGTCTCTGGACCGCCAGATCTCCCTGTTCGCGGCCTCGAAACGCCTGATCTGGTCTGACTCCGCCGACGCATCGGCGTTTCTCGAGGCTGTCGACCAACTTTTGGCCACGATCCATGACCTCGATACGCCGGCTCCCGGGAACAAGCCACTGCTCGACCGGGCGGACCATCTCCTCCAGCAGTGCATGCTCCGGCTTGAAGACGAGTTCCGCTCGCTGATCGATCGGTCCGACGGTGGATTGCCGTTGGAGCCGGCGGCGAGAGGGTGGTCGCCGTTCGATTCCGAGGGGAAGGACAGCGATGGCGAAGACGGCCCAGTCCCGATGGCCCACCCAGTGACGGACTACGACCTCGTCATTGACGCCCTCCCTCCGGGCACCGTCTCCGACCTCCACGAGATCGCACGGCGGATGGCCACCGCCGGCTTCGGCCGGGAGTGCGCCGAGGTCTACGCCCTCGCCCGCCGGGACTTCGTCGAGGAGAGCGTCGCCCGCCTCGGGTTCCGTCCCCGGACATCCGAGGAGGTTCAGGGCGCACCATGGGGTGTCCTTGAGGACGAGATTGCCCGCTGGATCAAAGCCCTCAACATGGTCTTCCGCATCCTCATCCCAAGCGAGCGCCGCCTTTGTGACCGGATCTTCGCCGGCCTTCCCCCATTCGCGGACCTCGCCTTTGCCGCGGTCTCCCGCGCTCCAGcgatccagctcctctccttcgCCAACGTCGTTGCGATCGGTAGCCGGGCACCGGACCGCCTCTTCCGCGTGGTAGACATGTACGAGGCCGTCCGGGACCTCATCCCGGACCTCGACCCTATCTTCTCCAACCAGTACTCCACCTTCCTCCGGAAGGAGGCCGCCACCGTCTCTAAGTCCCTGGCGGCGGCGATCCGGGGTATCTTCGTGGAGTTGGAGAATCTAATCCGGCGAGATCCGGCTTGCGCCGCTGTGCCCGGCGGCGGCCTCCACCCGATCACCCGCTACGTGATGAACTACCTCCGGGCGGCGTGCTCCTTCCGGCGAACAGTGGAGGAGGCCATGGAGGACGACGCCGGGACCCCCGTCCCGCCCGATCCGGACCGTCCGTCCTCCTCCATGGCGGTTCAGATCGCGTGGATCATGGACGTCCTCCAGGGGAATCTCGAGGAGAAGTCCAAGATCTATCGCGAACCGTCGCTGAGTTGCATCTTTCTGATGAACAACGGGCGGTACATCATCCAGAAGGTGCGGGACAGCGAGCTAGGTGTGCCCCTTGGGGAGGAGTGGATCAGACGGCAGATGGCGAGGGTCCGGCGATGGGGAAGCGACTACCAAAGGGCCACGTGGAGCAGGGTGATCGCGGTACTGCGGACGGACGGCGCTTCCGGGTCCGGGTCGGTGGCGGCGAAGGCGATGCGGGAGCGGCTTCGGATTTTTAATGCGTACTTCGGCGAGATACATCGGGCGCAGACCGGGTGGGTGGTGGCGGACGAGCAGCTGAGGGCGGAGATAAGGATATCGGTGTCGGAGCTGGTGCTGCCAGCGTATCGGAATTTCTTGGGGCGGTACCGGAACTTGGTGGAGGCGGGGAAGCACCCTGAGAAGTACGTCAAGTATAGCGTGGAGGATGTGGATGCGGGGATTGGGGAGTTGTTCGTGGGGACGGGGAAGAGATCATAG